In Candidatus Methylomirabilota bacterium, the following proteins share a genomic window:
- a CDS encoding zinc-binding dehydrogenase, whose protein sequence is MPLRMTAAVLHGAGDLRVEEWPVPEPGPGEALLRVNVASICGTDLKVLHRKLAGQPDGDFVMGHEYAGTVAALGPGVDEFAVGERVAVEVHKGCERCENCIKGWYTSCLNYGNLAKGHRAKGLTCDGGFADYTVNHINTLYRLPDNLTFEQACMVTTAASPLWAIDLMGGYVAGETVLVQGPGPIGLVAVQLAKALGAERVILSGTRDERLATGRRLGADDVVNVRRENLPARVREITAGKGADSVLECAGGATSLQEALECVKRGGRIGVVAWYAGPVEVDMNLAVRSNVRIYAARGEGGMNCGRSLALMSAGKILADPIITHHFPLAKIHDAFHTYTERVGNALKVVIHV, encoded by the coding sequence ATGCCTTTGCGAATGACCGCGGCGGTGCTCCACGGCGCGGGCGACCTGCGCGTCGAAGAGTGGCCCGTGCCCGAGCCGGGGCCTGGCGAGGCGCTGCTCCGGGTGAACGTGGCCTCCATCTGCGGGACCGACCTCAAGGTGCTCCACCGCAAGCTCGCCGGCCAGCCCGACGGCGACTTCGTCATGGGCCACGAGTACGCGGGCACGGTGGCGGCCCTCGGTCCGGGGGTGGACGAGTTCGCGGTCGGCGAGCGCGTCGCGGTCGAGGTGCACAAGGGCTGCGAGCGCTGCGAGAACTGCATCAAGGGCTGGTACACGTCCTGCCTCAACTACGGCAACCTCGCCAAGGGCCATCGGGCCAAGGGGCTGACGTGCGACGGCGGCTTCGCCGACTACACGGTCAATCACATCAACACCCTCTACCGTCTTCCCGACAACCTCACCTTCGAGCAGGCGTGCATGGTGACGACGGCGGCGTCGCCGCTCTGGGCGATCGACTTGATGGGCGGCTACGTCGCGGGCGAGACGGTGCTGGTGCAGGGCCCGGGGCCCATCGGGCTCGTCGCCGTCCAGCTCGCGAAGGCGCTCGGCGCCGAGCGGGTCATCCTGAGCGGGACCCGCGACGAGCGTCTGGCGACCGGCCGCCGGCTCGGCGCGGACGACGTCGTCAACGTGCGCCGGGAGAATCTGCCGGCGCGCGTGCGCGAGATCACCGCGGGCAAGGGGGCCGACTCGGTGCTCGAGTGCGCGGGCGGCGCGACCTCGCTGCAGGAGGCGCTCGAGTGCGTCAAGCGCGGCGGCCGGATCGGGGTCGTGGCCTGGTACGCGGGGCCGGTCGAGGTGGACATGAACCTCGCCGTGCGGAGCAACGTGCGGATCTACGCGGCCCGCGGCGAGGGCGGGATGAACTGCGGCCGGTCCCTGGCCCTCATGAGCGCGGGCAAGATCCTGGCGGATCCCATCATCACCCACCACTTCCCGCTCGCGAAGATCCACGACGCCTTCCACACCTACACGGAACGCGTCGGCAACGCGCTGAAGGTCGTCATCCACGTCTGA
- a CDS encoding ABC transporter substrate-binding protein, translating to MRTALAALLLLTALASPAAARESPRYGGELIFVVPAEPPSYDAHREETFAIVHPAAPHYSTLLRVDPDDRTATRLVGDLAESWSVSFVFVEYVRGSHWLGRRNPDYWDKGKPYLDGYRAVFIADTAAQVAAIRGQRAMIQFRGFSPGNRDSLVRALGDKIAVQESPWACWNPLALNHERKPFDDRRVRRALTLALDRYAGAQALSKITLLREITGVQGEGSPFAASPAELEPLAGYGRDIARSRAEARRLLREAGVPDGFAFTFKNRGIANPYEALGVWLVDQWRQIGLRVRMETLELGILYSDIRAGSFEVAADFHCSYLVEPDLALFKFQSMDVSPVNYGRYVDRVLDELYQKQSRATDRKERRRAIREFERRLLHDETHFIYTFQWHRIVPHSARVRGWTITPSHFLNSQLDTVWLAE from the coding sequence ATGCGGACCGCGCTGGCGGCGCTGCTCCTCCTCACCGCGCTGGCGTCGCCCGCCGCGGCACGGGAGAGCCCCCGCTACGGGGGCGAGCTGATCTTCGTCGTGCCCGCGGAGCCGCCCTCGTACGACGCCCACCGCGAGGAGACCTTCGCGATCGTGCATCCGGCGGCGCCCCATTACAGCACCCTGCTCCGCGTCGATCCGGACGACCGGACCGCCACCCGGCTCGTCGGGGACCTCGCGGAGTCCTGGTCCGTTTCGTTCGTCTTCGTCGAGTACGTGCGGGGGAGTCACTGGCTCGGGCGACGGAACCCGGACTACTGGGACAAGGGGAAGCCCTACCTCGACGGGTACCGCGCCGTCTTCATCGCGGACACGGCGGCGCAGGTGGCGGCGATCCGCGGACAGCGCGCGATGATCCAGTTCCGCGGCTTCTCGCCGGGGAACCGTGACAGCCTCGTCCGGGCGCTGGGCGACAAGATCGCCGTGCAGGAGAGCCCGTGGGCGTGCTGGAACCCGCTCGCGCTCAACCACGAGCGGAAGCCGTTCGACGACCGGCGCGTGCGGCGCGCGCTCACGCTCGCGCTCGACCGGTATGCGGGCGCGCAGGCGCTCTCGAAGATCACCCTCCTCCGAGAGATCACGGGAGTCCAGGGCGAGGGCAGCCCGTTCGCCGCGTCGCCGGCCGAGCTCGAGCCGCTCGCCGGCTACGGTCGCGACATCGCCCGGTCCCGCGCGGAGGCCCGGCGGCTCCTGCGGGAGGCCGGCGTCCCCGACGGGTTCGCCTTCACGTTCAAGAACCGGGGCATCGCGAACCCCTACGAGGCGCTCGGGGTCTGGCTCGTGGACCAGTGGCGCCAGATCGGCCTCCGCGTCAGGATGGAGACGCTCGAGCTCGGCATACTCTATTCGGACATCCGCGCCGGCAGCTTCGAGGTCGCGGCCGACTTCCACTGCAGCTACCTCGTCGAGCCGGATCTCGCCCTGTTCAAGTTCCAGTCGATGGACGTCAGCCCGGTGAACTACGGCCGCTACGTCGATCGCGTCCTGGACGAGCTCTACCAGAAGCAGAGCCGGGCCACGGACCGCAAGGAGCGACGACGGGCGATCCGCGAGTTCGAGCGCCGGCTCCTCCACGACGAGACGCACTTCATCTACACCTTCCAGTGGCATCGCATCGTCCCGCACAGCGCGCGGGTCAGGGGCTGGACGATCACGCCGAGCCACTTTCTCAACAGCCAGCTCGATACCGTCTGGCTCGCGGAGTAG
- a CDS encoding formate--tetrahydrofolate ligase has translation MGRQDLEIARAVKLRPIQEVAESLGLTSRDLEPYGSDKAKIRWEVVERVADRPDGALVLVTAMTPTPAGEGKTTTTIGLADGLRRLGARAVVALREPSLGPVFGAKGGGTGGGHAQVAPMEDINLHFTGDMHAIGAAHNLLAAMLDNHLAQGNALGLDTRRVLWKRVLDMNDRALRNVVAGLGGPAHGVPRETGFEITVASEVMAILCLARDLHDFRARAERVVVGETAAGALVTARELRAAGAMAVLMKDAIKPNLVQTLEATPALVHGGPFGNIAHGCNTLIATRLGLKLGEILVTEAGFATELGMEKFLDIKCRAGAPVPALVVVVATVRALKLHGGVALAALEREAVEAVRRGFDNLAKHLENARAFGLTPVVALNHFAGDTEAEVTAVRDLCRAAGVAVGVSRAWAEGGAGTTELARLVRDAIHGGARGRFSYLYPDDMGLRQKIETIVTRMYGADGAELAPAAQAKLERWEALGHGRLPVCMAKTQNSLSDDPKKRGRPRGFSVSVRDAKLCAGAGFVVAYAGDVLTMPGLPKAPGAETIDIDADGNVVGLF, from the coding sequence ATGGGACGCCAGGACCTCGAGATCGCCCGCGCCGTGAAGCTCCGGCCCATCCAGGAAGTCGCCGAGTCGCTCGGCCTGACCTCCCGCGACCTCGAGCCCTACGGGAGCGACAAGGCGAAGATCCGCTGGGAGGTCGTCGAGCGGGTCGCCGACCGCCCCGACGGCGCGCTCGTCCTCGTGACCGCGATGACGCCGACGCCCGCGGGCGAGGGGAAGACCACGACGACGATCGGCCTCGCCGACGGCCTCCGCCGGCTGGGCGCGCGCGCGGTCGTCGCGCTGCGCGAGCCGTCGCTCGGCCCGGTGTTCGGCGCCAAGGGCGGCGGGACGGGCGGGGGCCACGCCCAGGTCGCCCCGATGGAGGACATCAACCTGCACTTCACCGGCGACATGCACGCGATCGGCGCCGCCCACAACCTGCTCGCGGCGATGCTCGACAACCACCTGGCACAGGGCAACGCCCTCGGCCTCGACACTCGCCGCGTCCTCTGGAAGCGCGTGCTCGACATGAACGACCGCGCGCTCCGGAACGTCGTCGCCGGCCTCGGGGGCCCCGCCCACGGCGTGCCGCGCGAGACGGGCTTCGAGATCACCGTCGCCTCCGAGGTCATGGCGATCCTCTGCCTGGCGCGCGACCTCCACGACTTCCGGGCGCGCGCCGAGCGCGTCGTCGTCGGCGAGACGGCCGCCGGCGCGCTCGTCACGGCGCGCGAGCTCCGCGCCGCCGGCGCCATGGCGGTGCTCATGAAGGACGCGATCAAGCCGAATCTGGTCCAGACCCTCGAGGCCACGCCGGCTCTCGTCCACGGCGGGCCCTTCGGCAACATCGCCCACGGCTGCAACACCCTCATCGCGACGCGCCTCGGGCTGAAGCTCGGCGAGATCCTCGTGACCGAGGCCGGGTTCGCGACCGAGCTCGGGATGGAGAAGTTCCTCGACATCAAGTGCCGGGCGGGCGCTCCCGTGCCCGCGCTCGTCGTGGTCGTCGCAACCGTGCGCGCCCTCAAGCTCCACGGCGGCGTCGCCCTCGCCGCGCTCGAGCGCGAGGCCGTCGAGGCGGTGCGGCGAGGGTTCGACAACCTCGCGAAGCACCTCGAAAACGCGCGCGCCTTCGGCCTGACGCCGGTCGTCGCGCTGAACCACTTCGCGGGCGACACCGAGGCGGAGGTCACGGCCGTGCGGGACCTGTGCCGGGCCGCGGGCGTCGCCGTCGGGGTCTCGCGGGCCTGGGCGGAGGGCGGCGCGGGGACGACGGAGCTCGCGCGTCTGGTCCGCGACGCGATCCACGGCGGGGCGCGGGGACGCTTCAGTTATCTGTATCCGGACGACATGGGGCTCCGCCAGAAGATCGAGACGATCGTCACGCGGATGTACGGCGCCGACGGCGCGGAGCTGGCCCCCGCCGCCCAGGCCAAGCTCGAGCGCTGGGAGGCCCTCGGCCACGGGCGGCTCCCGGTCTGCATGGCGAAGACGCAGAACTCGCTCTCCGACGACCCGAAGAAGCGGGGCCGCCCGCGTGGCTTCAGCGTGAGCGTGCGCGACGCGAAGCTCTGCGCCGGCGCCGGCTTCGTCGTGGCCTACGCGGGCGACGTCCTCACGATGCCGGGGCTCCCGAAGGCGCCGGGAGCCGAGACGATCGACATCGACGCGGACGGCAACGTCGTCGGCCTGTTCTGA
- a CDS encoding AMP-binding protein, translated as MATTVFDAFLATAEAAPGNAFLCAPPAPGRAYHPDGVEYTYAETKAQVLRRRDLYRAAGYGHGHRVALLLENRPEFFFHYLALNALGCGIVPINPDYRHDEMLYQMDHSEADLAVSIAGRVADLEAVARERTKPLPVVAVEAMPAALPKPGPAPRAGAPGLDTECSLLYTSGTTGRPKGCILTNFYYLNAGAWYRDLGGLVRFERGGDRVLNPLPLFHMNCQAVTATGVILTANCLILPERFSPGRWWKDVVATRATVIHYLGVVPPLLLNQPETPEERRHRVRFGFGAGVEPELHAAFEKRFGFPLVEVWGMTETGRIYGDCVEPRQTRTRAFGRPFGGFEAKVLDDTDREVPRGTEGELVVRFAGPDPRRGFFSGYLKNPEATEEAWRGGWFHTGDIVRQAGDGMLYFVDRKKNIIRRSGENIAAAEVEACLQAHDAVAQVAVLAAPDEIREEEVMACVVPMAGVAADAALASALFDWCMARLAYFKAPGWILFVPSLPTTGTQKVQKAQIFPRGEDPRRCPGAIDLRARKKRRSPGAGAGVGLC; from the coding sequence GTGGCGACGACCGTGTTCGACGCGTTCCTCGCGACGGCCGAGGCCGCGCCCGGCAACGCGTTCCTCTGCGCGCCGCCGGCCCCCGGGCGCGCCTACCATCCCGACGGCGTCGAGTACACGTACGCAGAGACGAAGGCGCAGGTGCTGCGGCGGCGCGACCTCTACCGCGCCGCGGGCTACGGCCACGGCCATCGCGTGGCGCTGCTCCTCGAGAACCGGCCGGAGTTCTTCTTCCACTACCTCGCCCTGAACGCGCTCGGATGCGGGATCGTGCCGATCAACCCCGATTACCGGCACGACGAGATGCTCTACCAGATGGACCACTCGGAGGCGGACCTCGCGGTGTCGATCGCGGGGCGCGTCGCCGATCTGGAGGCGGTCGCGCGCGAGCGGACGAAGCCCCTGCCCGTCGTCGCCGTCGAGGCGATGCCCGCGGCGCTCCCGAAGCCCGGGCCGGCGCCGAGGGCCGGCGCGCCGGGGCTCGACACGGAGTGCAGCCTCCTCTACACGTCCGGCACGACGGGTCGGCCGAAGGGCTGCATCCTCACGAACTTCTACTACCTGAACGCCGGCGCCTGGTACCGCGACCTCGGCGGGCTCGTGCGCTTCGAGCGCGGCGGCGACCGCGTCCTGAACCCGCTTCCGCTCTTCCACATGAACTGCCAGGCTGTGACGGCGACCGGCGTGATCCTCACCGCGAACTGTCTGATCCTGCCCGAGCGCTTCAGCCCGGGGCGCTGGTGGAAGGACGTCGTCGCGACGCGCGCGACGGTCATCCACTATCTCGGCGTCGTGCCGCCGCTGCTCCTGAACCAGCCGGAGACGCCCGAGGAGCGCCGGCACCGTGTGAGGTTCGGCTTCGGCGCGGGCGTCGAGCCCGAGCTCCACGCGGCCTTCGAGAAGCGCTTCGGCTTCCCGCTGGTCGAGGTGTGGGGCATGACCGAGACGGGACGCATCTACGGCGACTGCGTCGAGCCGCGCCAGACCCGGACGCGCGCCTTCGGCCGGCCCTTCGGCGGGTTCGAGGCGAAGGTGCTGGACGACACGGACCGGGAGGTGCCGCGCGGGACCGAGGGCGAGCTGGTCGTGCGTTTCGCCGGGCCCGACCCACGCCGCGGGTTCTTCTCCGGCTACCTGAAGAACCCGGAGGCGACGGAGGAGGCGTGGCGCGGCGGCTGGTTCCACACGGGCGACATCGTGCGCCAGGCCGGGGACGGCATGCTCTACTTCGTCGACCGGAAGAAGAACATCATCCGGCGCTCGGGCGAGAACATCGCCGCGGCGGAGGTCGAGGCCTGCCTCCAGGCGCACGACGCGGTCGCCCAGGTGGCGGTCCTCGCCGCGCCCGACGAGATCCGCGAGGAGGAAGTGATGGCGTGCGTCGTCCCAATGGCCGGCGTCGCTGCGGACGCCGCCCTGGCCTCGGCGCTCTTCGACTGGTGCATGGCGCGGCTCGCCTATTTCAAGGCGCCCGGCTGGATCCTCTTCGTCCCGAGCCTGCCGACCACGGGGACCCAGAAGGTGCAGAAAGCACAGATCTTTCCGCGCGGCGAGGACCCGCGCCGGTGCCCCGGCGCGATCGACCTCCGCGCGCGGAAGAAGCGCCGCTCGCCCGGTGCCGGGGCGGGGGTAGGCTTGTGCTAG